A region of Corynebacterium glucuronolyticum DSM 44120 DNA encodes the following proteins:
- a CDS encoding DUF4177 domain-containing protein, with translation MTKWEYATVPLLTHATKQILDTWGEDGWELVTVMPGPNPENVVAYMKRPVSDSED, from the coding sequence ATGACTAAATGGGAGTATGCAACGGTTCCACTGCTTACGCACGCGACCAAGCAGATCTTGGACACGTGGGGCGAAGACGGATGGGAACTGGTGACGGTCATGCCGGGACCTAACCCTGAAAACGTTGTGGCCTACATGAAGCGGCCAGTAAGTGACAGTGAGGATTAA
- a CDS encoding MBL fold metallo-hydrolase has translation MQHPAYSLLRPVTESIGVVLCPNAGYSSLEGTNSWVVRAQGDPNSIVIDPGPHDEGHLNVLQAKADHVGLILLTHRHQDHAGGAERFAQMTGAPVRSLDPRYCVDGSPLVDGEVVSIDGVTPTVEVVATPGHTAHSTCFFVHGKDDKVEGIITGDTIVGRHTSMISETDGDLGQYLDSLKLLVERGKDIPLLPGHGPDHPDTADLAARYIERREYRLKQVREALEELGPDAKVRDIVDKVYDNVDPVLRDSAEQSTRVTLRYIKEHE, from the coding sequence ATGCAACATCCTGCGTACAGCCTTCTTCGTCCGGTGACTGAGTCCATCGGTGTGGTTCTGTGTCCCAATGCGGGCTATTCCTCCCTGGAGGGAACAAACTCGTGGGTGGTTCGGGCGCAGGGCGACCCGAACTCCATCGTCATCGACCCGGGTCCGCACGATGAGGGGCACCTCAATGTGTTGCAGGCCAAGGCGGATCACGTGGGGCTCATCCTCCTCACGCACCGCCATCAGGATCACGCGGGCGGCGCCGAGCGCTTCGCCCAGATGACTGGGGCCCCGGTTCGCTCGTTGGATCCCCGTTACTGCGTCGACGGTTCTCCGCTTGTCGACGGTGAGGTGGTCTCCATCGACGGTGTGACTCCTACTGTCGAGGTTGTAGCAACCCCTGGTCACACGGCCCATTCCACGTGCTTCTTCGTTCACGGCAAAGATGACAAGGTAGAAGGCATTATCACCGGTGACACGATCGTCGGCCGCCACACGTCGATGATCTCCGAAACCGACGGTGACCTGGGCCAGTACCTCGACTCGCTGAAGCTCCTCGTTGAGCGTGGCAAGGACATTCCGCTCCTGCCCGGCCACGGCCCGGATCACCCGGACACCGCCGACCTAGCCGCGCGCTACATTGAGCGGCGCGAGTACCGCCTCAAGCAGGTTCGCGAAGCGCTCGAGGAGCTCGGCCCCGATGCCAAGGTTCGCGACATCGTGGACAAGGTCTACGACAACGTGGACCCGGTTCTGCGCGATTCGGCGGAGCAGTCCACACGCGTGACGTTGCGCTATATCAAGGAACACGAGTAG
- a CDS encoding GatB/YqeY domain-containing protein has translation MSELKDRIRKEMTASMKARNKERTNTLRMLVSAIGTEETQGSKHELTDDQVLTVVAREIKKRKESAEIYEQNGRPELAENELAEAKILAEFQPEQLSDDELASLVSEVVAENPQMGPAMKAAKVKAGGRVDGKRLSEAVRAELGKLS, from the coding sequence ATGAGTGAATTGAAGGATCGTATCCGTAAAGAAATGACCGCCTCCATGAAGGCCCGCAACAAGGAGCGCACGAACACGTTGCGGATGCTCGTGTCGGCCATCGGCACGGAGGAGACGCAGGGTTCGAAGCATGAGCTTACCGACGATCAGGTGCTCACCGTCGTTGCCCGCGAGATTAAGAAGCGCAAGGAATCTGCCGAGATTTACGAGCAGAACGGTCGCCCGGAGCTCGCCGAGAACGAGCTGGCCGAGGCGAAGATCCTTGCCGAGTTCCAGCCCGAGCAGCTTTCCGACGACGAGCTTGCGTCCCTGGTGTCCGAGGTCGTCGCCGAGAACCCGCAGATGGGTCCCGCTATGAAGGCTGCCAAGGTCAAGGCCGGTGGCCGCGTCGACGGCAAGCGCCTCAGCGAGGCCGTCCGTGCCGAGCTCGGCAAGCTGAGCTAG
- a CDS encoding DUF4040 family protein: MTQALCLAAAAFVLSPVAVKLLQRRAGWLLGTLLLVGAFFVAPDVFSGTRRDIGWTWMRDLAGPGQDVTFGFSGDALSLTFALLALGIGGVVLLYSAAYLHEDDKPRSFYIFMTGFALSVLILVLAADVVVLFVGWELVSIASFLLIAQSGSAGEKGASRTLILTFFGGLTLLAALGIAVAVTGTTNIEAIVASPAWESSGLTTAFALLIACSGFTKAAQFPFHLWLPEAMAAATPVSAFLHAAAVVKAGIYLLIRFSPVFAGNQVWAVTLMVVGMGTAIMSAFFAIQKTDLKKLTAYSTVSHLGWIVATIGTGAIAAAVVHTIAHALFKSSLFMLVGVVDHQAGSRDVRRLGSLWRRMPFTFGGAVLATASMAAVPPLMGFVSKEAMLTAFEPFPLLLAAGAVGALLTFVYSTRYVFGAFVDGPRDMSEAREAPVSLWLPAAFPGALSIVLPFTLGLFDAPLTAITGEEQHLALWHGVTVPFLISMVVLVLGVVALVYRRRIWALVDDRSLFPGSGNQALQAVVQWLTQWGRVAAEMANSLSPTRHLAWVFVMLVALAGGSVAFGPPLGERIVTDRWTDIIPLVIVLVSVIGLTMVAKTRLAGALLLGTAGVGATFQILTLGAPDVALTQFLVEILTVLIIMLAIRHQPPRFQPTSLRRKRGAAILAVLMGGSATLAVWALYGRTGRSELSQWYLHNAPDITSGDNIVNTILVEFRALDTLGELSVLGMAGVVIAAVVSSIPRQPEVVTRPFGFEDANAVPLMQLRRYLVPILCVLSLFIFMRGHNDPGGGFIAALVGSAAIAIMYLSGGTEKPVTGPYTPAILTGVGMLVALASGYIGMTHGSFLYAIHGHILGEHVTTSMIFDAGVYLAVLGMITAAINNLGVKK, translated from the coding sequence GTGACTCAAGCTCTGTGCTTGGCGGCCGCCGCGTTTGTCCTCTCGCCGGTGGCCGTCAAACTTCTGCAACGACGAGCCGGCTGGCTTCTCGGCACACTGCTTCTGGTAGGCGCGTTTTTTGTCGCGCCCGATGTGTTCTCCGGCACCCGCCGGGACATCGGCTGGACGTGGATGCGGGACCTTGCCGGCCCCGGCCAAGATGTAACCTTTGGATTTAGTGGCGACGCCCTGAGCCTCACCTTCGCGCTACTCGCGTTGGGGATCGGTGGCGTCGTTTTGCTTTATTCAGCGGCCTATTTACATGAGGACGACAAGCCGCGCTCCTTCTATATCTTCATGACGGGCTTCGCGCTCAGCGTGCTCATCCTCGTTCTCGCCGCCGATGTGGTGGTGCTGTTCGTCGGCTGGGAGCTCGTCTCCATCGCCAGCTTCCTGCTCATCGCCCAATCGGGCTCCGCCGGGGAAAAGGGCGCATCGCGCACGTTGATACTCACCTTCTTCGGTGGGCTGACGCTCTTGGCGGCCCTCGGCATCGCCGTGGCGGTGACGGGGACGACGAATATTGAGGCGATTGTAGCCTCGCCCGCCTGGGAATCTTCCGGCCTGACAACGGCGTTCGCGCTGCTCATCGCGTGCTCGGGGTTCACCAAGGCCGCGCAGTTCCCATTCCACCTGTGGCTCCCGGAGGCGATGGCCGCCGCCACGCCTGTCTCGGCGTTCCTGCACGCCGCCGCGGTGGTGAAGGCCGGCATCTACCTGCTCATCCGGTTCAGCCCCGTGTTCGCGGGTAACCAGGTGTGGGCGGTGACGCTCATGGTGGTGGGCATGGGCACCGCCATCATGTCGGCATTCTTCGCCATCCAGAAGACGGACCTGAAGAAGCTCACCGCCTACTCCACGGTGAGCCACCTCGGCTGGATCGTCGCCACGATCGGCACCGGGGCGATCGCAGCGGCCGTGGTCCACACGATCGCGCACGCGCTGTTCAAGTCCTCGCTGTTCATGCTCGTCGGTGTCGTCGACCACCAGGCCGGCTCGCGCGACGTGCGCAGGCTGGGCAGCCTGTGGCGGCGGATGCCGTTCACCTTCGGTGGCGCAGTCCTCGCCACCGCCAGCATGGCCGCCGTCCCGCCGCTCATGGGCTTTGTGTCCAAGGAGGCGATGCTCACCGCGTTCGAGCCGTTCCCGCTGCTGCTGGCGGCCGGCGCGGTCGGCGCGCTGCTGACATTCGTGTACTCCACCCGCTACGTCTTCGGTGCGTTCGTCGACGGCCCGCGCGACATGTCGGAGGCCCGCGAAGCCCCGGTCTCCCTGTGGCTTCCCGCCGCCTTCCCCGGCGCGCTGTCGATCGTCTTGCCGTTCACGCTCGGGCTTTTCGACGCGCCACTGACGGCAATCACCGGCGAGGAACAGCACCTCGCGCTCTGGCACGGGGTGACGGTGCCGTTCCTCATCTCGATGGTGGTTCTGGTCCTGGGGGTTGTCGCCCTGGTTTACCGCCGCCGGATCTGGGCGCTTGTCGACGATCGCTCGCTCTTCCCCGGTTCCGGTAACCAGGCGCTCCAGGCTGTTGTCCAGTGGCTGACCCAGTGGGGCCGGGTGGCCGCAGAGATGGCCAACTCGCTGTCGCCCACCCGCCACCTGGCATGGGTGTTTGTCATGCTCGTCGCACTGGCGGGCGGGTCGGTCGCCTTCGGGCCTCCGCTGGGTGAGCGGATTGTTACCGACCGGTGGACGGACATTATTCCGTTGGTGATTGTGCTCGTCAGCGTCATCGGCCTGACGATGGTGGCAAAGACCCGCCTGGCCGGTGCCCTCCTGCTCGGCACCGCCGGGGTGGGGGCGACGTTCCAGATCCTCACACTCGGTGCCCCGGATGTGGCGCTCACCCAGTTCCTTGTGGAGATCCTCACCGTCCTCATCATCATGCTGGCCATCCGCCACCAGCCGCCACGCTTCCAACCCACCTCCCTGCGGAGGAAGCGGGGCGCCGCCATCCTTGCTGTTCTCATGGGTGGCTCGGCCACACTTGCCGTGTGGGCACTGTACGGGCGCACCGGCCGTTCGGAACTGTCCCAGTGGTATCTGCACAATGCCCCGGACATCACCAGTGGCGACAACATCGTGAACACCATCCTCGTGGAGTTCCGCGCCCTGGATACCCTCGGGGAGCTGTCCGTTTTGGGCATGGCCGGCGTCGTCATCGCCGCCGTCGTGTCCTCCATCCCCCGCCAGCCGGAGGTGGTCACCCGCCCGTTCGGGTTTGAGGACGCCAACGCCGTGCCGCTCATGCAGCTGCGCCGCTACCTCGTTCCCATCCTCTGCGTGCTGAGCCTGTTTATCTTCATGCGCGGCCACAACGACCCGGGTGGCGGCTTCATCGCCGCCCTCGTGGGAAGCGCCGCCATCGCCATCATGTACCTGAGCGGTGGCACGGAAAAGCCCGTCACCGGCCCGTACACACCGGCGATCCTCACCGGTGTGGGCATGCTCGTCGCACTCGCCTCGGGTTACATCGGGATGACGCACGGCTCGTTCCTCTACGCCATCCACGGTCACATCCTCGGTGAGCACGTGACCACATCCATGATCTTCGACGCGGGCGTCTACCTCGCCGTGTTGGGAATGATCACCGCAGCCATCAACAACCTGGGGGTGAAGAAATGA
- a CDS encoding metallophosphoesterase: MKKLLPAALATAGAASVAGGALLAWGYSELTNFQLREVSVPGPKCTILHISDLHMLPGQRKKIDFVNSLAELNPDLVINTGDNLSDPKGLPDAIQALTPLLQFPGAFCFGTNDYFGPRLVNPFGYLLGRKRKVSEKENDWRSLRSVLVEHGWHDVNNARAAFKLGGINVSIGGVDDPHHDLDEYPGPPHEGSELKLALLHAPEPRVLEQFAADGYQLALSGHTHGGQICLPGGKTIVTNCGIDRERAKGLHRFGDMYMHVSEGLGTAKFAPVRLWCPPAATLIHMG; encoded by the coding sequence ATGAAGAAGTTGCTGCCTGCTGCCCTCGCAACCGCAGGAGCCGCCAGTGTCGCCGGCGGGGCACTCCTCGCCTGGGGATACTCGGAGCTCACGAACTTTCAGCTCCGCGAGGTATCCGTCCCCGGACCCAAGTGCACCATCCTGCACATCTCGGATCTGCACATGCTTCCCGGGCAAAGGAAGAAGATCGACTTCGTCAACTCCCTCGCCGAGCTGAACCCCGACCTCGTCATCAACACCGGCGACAACCTCTCCGACCCGAAGGGGCTTCCCGACGCCATCCAGGCACTTACCCCACTCCTGCAGTTCCCCGGCGCATTCTGCTTTGGCACCAACGACTACTTCGGCCCCCGCCTGGTCAACCCCTTCGGCTACCTGCTGGGCAGGAAACGAAAAGTAAGCGAAAAGGAAAACGACTGGCGCTCGCTGCGCTCCGTCCTCGTGGAGCACGGCTGGCACGACGTGAATAACGCCCGCGCGGCTTTCAAACTCGGCGGCATCAACGTCTCCATTGGCGGCGTCGACGATCCCCACCACGACCTGGACGAGTACCCCGGTCCCCCGCACGAGGGCTCTGAACTCAAGCTCGCGCTCCTCCACGCCCCGGAACCCCGCGTGCTGGAGCAGTTTGCTGCCGACGGCTACCAGCTGGCACTCTCCGGCCATACCCACGGCGGCCAGATCTGCCTGCCGGGCGGGAAGACGATTGTGACCAACTGCGGCATCGACAGGGAACGCGCCAAGGGGCTGCACCGCTTCGGCGACATGTACATGCATGTTTCGGAAGGCCTCGGCACCGCCAAGTTCGCCCCCGTGCGCCTGTGGTGCCCGCCGGCGGCAACGCTGATCCACATGGGATAA
- a CDS encoding sodium:proton antiporter, whose product MIIALTIGILIAGGVYLVLQRGMVRIVFGMTLISHAVNLIILSAGVPAWRGQPFGSTPIEDAADPLPQAFVLTAIVITMAVTAFMLTLAALGTNDDTKRDKKRDGAVEDGAVPNNIVAVASDNVDTASGGVATASDGDVKRGDEA is encoded by the coding sequence ATGATCATCGCACTGACCATCGGCATCCTCATCGCGGGAGGCGTGTACCTCGTCCTCCAACGCGGCATGGTGCGCATCGTGTTCGGCATGACGCTCATCAGCCACGCGGTGAACCTCATCATCCTGTCCGCCGGCGTCCCCGCCTGGCGCGGCCAACCGTTTGGCTCCACGCCGATTGAGGATGCCGCCGACCCGCTGCCACAGGCCTTCGTGCTGACCGCCATCGTCATCACCATGGCCGTCACCGCGTTCATGCTCACGCTGGCAGCGCTCGGCACCAACGATGACACCAAGCGCGACAAGAAGCGCGACGGTGCAGTCGAAGATGGTGCCGTTCCAAACAACATTGTCGCTGTCGCAAGCGACAATGTCGACACCGCAAGCGGGGGCGTCGCCACTGCAAGCGATGGCGACGTTAAGAGAGGAGATGAAGCCTAA
- a CDS encoding WhiB family transcriptional regulator, whose product MTTSLIRRRRRSPYLVGSARKFDPERGKWITQARCREGDPDALFVKGAAQREAAQICEDCPVLLDCRADALDNRVEFGVWGGLTERQRRAALRMYPHVKSWARFFEMGGTLEDI is encoded by the coding sequence ATGACCACCTCACTTATCCGTCGTCGGCGCCGAAGCCCCTACCTCGTAGGATCGGCCCGTAAGTTCGATCCGGAACGTGGGAAGTGGATTACACAGGCTCGCTGCCGTGAGGGCGACCCCGACGCCCTCTTTGTGAAGGGTGCCGCCCAGAGGGAAGCCGCGCAAATCTGCGAAGATTGCCCGGTTCTGCTTGATTGTCGTGCCGACGCACTGGATAACCGCGTGGAGTTCGGCGTCTGGGGAGGTCTCACTGAGCGTCAGCGTCGCGCAGCCCTGCGGATGTACCCGCATGTGAAGAGCTGGGCCCGTTTCTTTGAGATGGGCGGCACGCTCGAAGATATCTAA
- a CDS encoding transglycosylase domain-containing protein, with the protein MALALAPVAGLSGIAAARTQEAMETGLADLTDGTAPGVTTIYDNANTPIAWIYKQRRFDVPADKIAQPMKDAIVSIEDRRFYDHDGVDWTGTLRAMATNVLSGGVRQGASTLDQQYVKNYMYLVNADTEEEAAAAVETSYARKLREMKMASELDNNLPKDEILARYLNIVPYGNGAFGIEAAARTYFGTSAAQLTVPQAALLAGVVQSTSGLNPYANPEGALERRNTVLQTMADSGKIPAEALAGYQAEPLGVLPEPVGLPQGCITAGDLGFFCDYVLEYLDSKGLSTDELTKSSYEIHTTIDPAMQARVKQSVNQFANPQTPGVAETMNVINPGDKREVLAMANSRSYGLDADNFETVLPLTASTLGSGAGSVFKIFTAATALTEGIGIDTVLPVPVRVEKSGMGFGGAKNCPPGMYCVENAGTYKPQMTLREALAQSPNTTFVNLIETVGVEDTVNMAVKLGLRNYKDEGIAQDVIDHNSGSFTLGPTPVNPLELTNVAATLASGGRWCEPNPIASITENGTPVDLHVPACEDVLEPGAAGALATALSDDLTKGTASDTAKAMNWQGTASSKTGTTETHQSSAFLGFNTGFAASTYIFNDGQVNTPLCTAPLRQCQDGTLYGGMEATATWVNVANQTPTATSGTLPKADARYNSGTATLPEVGGLSKEAATKRLKDAGYAISNVTYAPGNGTPKERALYARFDGLAHAGAAVTLVLSDGTRAAPTPTSAPNPTGAPVPPAAPPQAPTGPSDKDLEELANAVDDLLKNFG; encoded by the coding sequence ATGGCGCTTGCCCTCGCCCCCGTGGCTGGCCTTTCAGGGATCGCTGCGGCCCGAACGCAGGAGGCCATGGAAACAGGACTCGCCGATCTCACAGACGGCACTGCCCCCGGTGTGACCACGATTTACGACAACGCGAACACCCCCATCGCCTGGATCTACAAACAGCGGCGCTTCGATGTCCCCGCAGACAAGATCGCCCAGCCGATGAAGGACGCGATCGTATCCATCGAGGATCGACGCTTCTACGACCACGACGGCGTGGACTGGACCGGGACGCTTCGCGCGATGGCCACCAACGTGCTTTCCGGCGGCGTCCGCCAGGGCGCATCCACGCTCGACCAGCAGTACGTGAAGAACTACATGTACCTGGTCAACGCGGACACCGAGGAGGAAGCTGCCGCCGCCGTGGAGACAAGCTACGCACGCAAACTCCGCGAGATGAAGATGGCCAGCGAGCTGGACAACAACCTCCCCAAAGACGAGATCCTCGCCCGCTACCTCAACATCGTGCCCTACGGCAACGGCGCCTTCGGCATCGAAGCCGCAGCGCGCACCTATTTTGGCACCTCGGCGGCACAACTCACCGTCCCGCAAGCGGCCCTCTTGGCAGGCGTTGTGCAGTCCACCTCCGGCCTCAACCCGTACGCCAACCCGGAGGGCGCACTCGAGCGCCGCAACACGGTGCTGCAGACGATGGCGGATTCGGGCAAGATTCCCGCCGAGGCACTCGCCGGCTACCAGGCCGAGCCACTCGGTGTCCTGCCTGAGCCCGTTGGTCTCCCCCAGGGCTGCATCACCGCCGGTGACCTCGGTTTCTTCTGCGACTACGTATTGGAATACCTGGACAGCAAGGGCTTAAGTACCGACGAGCTGACGAAGAGCTCCTACGAAATCCACACCACCATCGATCCGGCCATGCAGGCACGCGTCAAGCAGAGCGTGAACCAGTTCGCCAACCCGCAGACCCCCGGCGTGGCGGAGACGATGAACGTGATCAACCCCGGCGACAAGCGCGAGGTTCTCGCCATGGCGAACTCCCGTTCGTACGGGCTCGATGCCGATAACTTCGAAACAGTCCTGCCGCTGACGGCCTCGACGCTCGGCAGCGGCGCGGGTTCCGTGTTCAAGATTTTCACCGCCGCCACGGCACTCACCGAGGGCATCGGCATCGACACGGTGCTGCCCGTCCCCGTGCGCGTGGAAAAGTCCGGCATGGGCTTCGGTGGCGCGAAGAACTGCCCGCCCGGGATGTACTGCGTGGAAAACGCCGGCACCTACAAGCCGCAGATGACGCTGCGGGAGGCGCTTGCGCAATCGCCGAACACGACGTTTGTGAACCTCATCGAGACCGTCGGCGTGGAGGACACGGTGAACATGGCCGTCAAGCTCGGCCTGCGCAACTACAAGGACGAGGGCATCGCACAGGATGTCATCGACCACAACTCCGGCTCCTTCACCCTCGGCCCGACGCCGGTCAACCCGCTGGAGCTCACCAACGTCGCGGCGACGCTTGCCTCCGGCGGCCGCTGGTGTGAGCCGAACCCGATTGCCTCCATCACCGAGAACGGCACCCCTGTTGACCTGCATGTCCCCGCCTGCGAGGATGTCCTCGAGCCGGGTGCCGCCGGCGCTTTGGCCACGGCGCTTTCCGACGACCTCACCAAGGGCACGGCCTCCGATACCGCCAAGGCGATGAACTGGCAGGGCACGGCCTCCTCGAAGACCGGCACGACGGAAACGCACCAGTCCAGCGCCTTCCTCGGCTTCAACACGGGCTTCGCCGCCTCCACCTACATCTTCAACGACGGCCAGGTCAACACCCCGCTGTGTACCGCACCACTGCGCCAGTGCCAGGACGGCACCCTCTACGGTGGCATGGAGGCCACGGCGACATGGGTGAACGTGGCCAACCAGACGCCCACCGCCACGAGCGGAACGCTGCCGAAGGCGGATGCCCGCTACAATTCCGGCACCGCCACCCTGCCGGAGGTCGGCGGCCTAAGCAAGGAAGCGGCCACCAAGCGGCTGAAGGACGCGGGCTACGCTATCTCGAACGTCACCTACGCGCCCGGTAACGGTACCCCCAAGGAGCGCGCCCTCTACGCGCGTTTCGACGGCCTGGCCCACGCAGGTGCCGCCGTCACCCTCGTGCTTTCCGACGGCACGCGCGCCGCCCCGACCCCGACATCTGCCCCGAATCCCACGGGTGCTCCGGTGCCCCCCGCTGCGCCCCCGCAGGCGCCCACTGGCCCCTCCGATAAGGACCTGGAGGAACTCGCAAACGCCGTGGACGATCTTCTGAAAAACTTCGGCTAG
- a CDS encoding RidA family protein, whose product MIELPEVAKPVAAYTPAVVTGHYVYTSGQLPFVDGALPKTGKVGAEVTQEEAYDLARTAALNALAAINNEVDLEKITRVVKIVGFVNSAPGFNAQPAVVNGASELMEEVFGEKGVHARSAVGVAELPMDAPVEIELIVEF is encoded by the coding sequence ATGATTGAGTTGCCAGAGGTAGCCAAGCCGGTTGCCGCCTACACCCCTGCAGTCGTGACGGGTCATTATGTGTACACGTCCGGCCAGCTCCCCTTCGTCGACGGCGCGCTGCCGAAGACGGGCAAGGTGGGTGCCGAGGTCACCCAGGAGGAGGCCTACGACCTGGCTCGTACCGCCGCCCTCAACGCGCTGGCGGCGATCAATAACGAGGTTGATCTGGAGAAGATCACCCGCGTGGTGAAGATCGTCGGCTTCGTGAACTCCGCGCCGGGCTTCAACGCCCAGCCTGCCGTGGTGAACGGCGCGTCGGAGCTGATGGAGGAAGTCTTTGGTGAAAAGGGCGTGCACGCCCGTTCAGCCGTGGGCGTTGCGGAGTTGCCGATGGATGCCCCGGTTGAGATTGAATTGATCGTAGAGTTTTAA
- a CDS encoding membrane protein gives MKRLLALLLLIPLAVGTFFATDLASTWSKEEEGAPVPMVSGADLVPARRAAGEASTQADFVKRGTQELLDGSTKLSDGMGELSSGASTASSAATQLSQGMTQLQAGTTQLADGATRVADGVEEAVGYVNQIGIIQQQLLTMIDQTDADLAKNPLPDAKQARARLAEVRPQVENFQFDATIVDQLAALRSGSREVANQLGKNGSQYHDGIYTATQGAQQLAQGLGQLESGVNEAKKGADDLKAGAERVDGMAQKSTDNIKGTARAIPVLPVVNEEENEKPDTFLPPLYAFLVSLVVLLAAAFVGLTRLPLWWKVGSNVAIVALGIILLWLLSTAVSPLALVGIALVLALTAAVGTLSATLLTRYFGQIGYGIVLAGALVQAGITGWVWESLTSGGAARWAQALAGIMPLNYPTAAITALGNGGNQVILWTGIAVLAALAAISGGLIVTTREEQLA, from the coding sequence ATGAAAAGGCTCCTGGCACTACTCCTCCTCATCCCGCTTGCGGTTGGCACTTTTTTCGCCACTGACCTGGCATCCACGTGGAGTAAAGAGGAAGAGGGCGCGCCCGTCCCCATGGTCTCCGGCGCGGATCTCGTCCCCGCCCGCCGCGCCGCCGGCGAGGCCTCCACGCAGGCCGACTTCGTCAAGCGCGGCACCCAGGAACTCCTCGATGGCTCCACCAAGCTTTCCGACGGCATGGGGGAACTGTCGTCCGGTGCCTCCACCGCCTCTAGCGCCGCCACCCAGCTCTCCCAGGGAATGACGCAGCTGCAGGCCGGCACCACCCAGCTTGCCGATGGTGCCACCCGCGTCGCCGACGGCGTCGAGGAGGCCGTGGGCTACGTCAACCAGATCGGGATCATCCAGCAGCAGCTCCTCACCATGATCGACCAGACCGACGCAGACCTGGCCAAGAACCCGCTTCCCGACGCCAAGCAAGCTCGCGCACGCCTCGCCGAGGTACGCCCCCAAGTGGAGAACTTCCAGTTCGATGCCACTATCGTCGACCAGCTCGCAGCGCTGCGCTCCGGCTCCCGCGAGGTGGCAAACCAGCTGGGCAAGAACGGCTCCCAGTACCACGACGGCATCTACACCGCCACGCAGGGCGCGCAGCAGCTCGCCCAGGGGCTGGGCCAGCTTGAAAGCGGTGTCAACGAGGCGAAAAAGGGCGCCGATGACCTCAAGGCCGGTGCTGAGCGTGTCGATGGCATGGCCCAAAAATCCACCGACAATATCAAGGGCACAGCCAGGGCCATCCCCGTGCTCCCCGTGGTGAACGAAGAGGAAAACGAGAAGCCGGACACCTTCCTCCCGCCGCTGTACGCCTTCCTCGTCTCCCTCGTTGTTCTCCTCGCCGCCGCTTTCGTGGGGCTCACCCGCCTGCCACTGTGGTGGAAGGTGGGCTCCAACGTGGCGATCGTCGCCCTCGGCATCATCCTTCTCTGGCTGCTGAGCACCGCCGTCTCCCCGCTGGCACTTGTCGGCATCGCCCTCGTGCTGGCCCTGACCGCCGCCGTCGGAACCCTGTCCGCTACACTGCTGACCCGCTACTTTGGCCAGATTGGCTACGGCATCGTGCTGGCCGGCGCGCTGGTGCAGGCCGGGATCACCGGTTGGGTATGGGAGTCGCTGACCTCCGGCGGCGCCGCCCGCTGGGCGCAGGCCCTGGCCGGCATCATGCCACTGAACTATCCCACCGCCGCCATCACCGCGCTTGGCAACGGTGGCAACCAGGTCATCCTCTGGACCGGCATCGCCGTCCTCGCAGCACTTGCCGCCATCTCCGGTGGCCTCATCGTCACCACGCGCGAGGAGCAGCTAGCGTAA
- a CDS encoding pentapeptide repeat-containing protein — protein MVTGMMEERLARIQKLWNSSDDFTKLAAGLDLINVLDNLCLSDKSRNSDLSHSVLAFLLECASGSDESRNPWPWMNRKELLNPVLNRIQFRDGNLYWTVKGEETQFDRLIAPDEIPNRWFKTGFGGKRFFGSSFIGISAESLYFSNSSFDSVVFSQAAFKSVQAFNSVFTNCTFNPSSFSGCIFYNCSFLHSTFDKTMFSGTLFQSCGLESSDFSRAFFDAECSFERQEYVSCVQASDAEAPNMSKMRRW, from the coding sequence GTGGTAACAGGCATGATGGAGGAGCGACTGGCGCGGATACAAAAACTATGGAATAGTAGCGATGATTTCACAAAGCTAGCCGCTGGTCTTGATCTCATAAATGTACTTGACAACCTGTGTCTGAGCGATAAATCGAGGAATTCTGACCTTTCCCATTCTGTTTTGGCTTTCCTCCTCGAGTGCGCAAGTGGCTCTGATGAGTCGAGGAACCCATGGCCGTGGATGAATCGCAAAGAATTGTTAAATCCCGTGCTCAATCGAATTCAGTTCCGTGATGGTAACCTCTACTGGACCGTAAAAGGAGAGGAAACGCAATTCGACAGATTAATAGCCCCGGATGAGATCCCGAATCGCTGGTTTAAAACAGGATTTGGTGGAAAGAGGTTTTTCGGTAGCAGCTTCATCGGAATATCGGCAGAGTCTTTATATTTTTCAAATTCTAGTTTTGACAGCGTTGTTTTCTCACAGGCTGCCTTTAAAAGCGTTCAAGCATTTAATTCTGTCTTCACAAATTGCACTTTTAATCCTTCATCGTTTAGCGGTTGTATTTTCTATAATTGCAGTTTTTTGCACTCGACCTTCGACAAAACGATGTTTTCGGGGACTTTGTTCCAATCCTGTGGCCTAGAATCGAGTGATTTCTCACGTGCATTTTTCGACGCAGAATGCTCCTTTGAAAGGCAAGAATACGTCTCCTGCGTACAAGCGAGCGATGCTGAGGCCCCGAATATGTCAAAAATGAGGCGGTGGTGA